In Corynebacterium matruchotii, a single genomic region encodes these proteins:
- a CDS encoding MBL fold metallo-hydrolase, producing MKVIVLGSSGSVGAPGNPASGYLIQPSNGQSLLMDIGPGVLAKMQEYQNPNDAHMLFSHLHPDHCLDFPSLLVWRRYHPTAPAQHRNICMGPHHTPIHLGRLSADIPDEVDDMSDTFDFHPWRIRHPHPIGDFTVTAYPTIHPIESYAMRVTAPNGRIIAYSGDSAYSTELIDCARNADIFLCEANWGKSCDNKAPNMHMCGQDAGIIATKANAKHLILVHIPPWGDPIGAMEGARQHYDGPISLSYSGMEIPL from the coding sequence ATGAAGGTTATCGTTCTAGGAAGCTCAGGCAGCGTTGGCGCCCCAGGAAACCCTGCCTCCGGATACCTCATCCAACCTTCCAATGGGCAAAGCCTCCTCATGGACATTGGGCCTGGTGTTCTCGCTAAAATGCAAGAATACCAAAACCCTAATGACGCGCATATGCTTTTCAGCCACCTTCACCCCGACCACTGCCTCGACTTTCCCTCACTCCTGGTCTGGCGCCGGTACCACCCCACTGCCCCGGCGCAACACCGCAATATTTGCATGGGGCCACACCACACCCCAATACACCTAGGGCGACTCAGCGCCGACATTCCCGACGAGGTCGACGACATGTCCGACACCTTCGACTTCCACCCTTGGCGCATCCGCCACCCTCACCCTATTGGAGACTTTACTGTCACTGCCTATCCCACAATCCACCCCATCGAATCCTATGCCATGCGGGTAACCGCCCCCAATGGCAGAATCATCGCCTACTCCGGCGACAGTGCCTACAGCACCGAACTCATCGACTGCGCCCGCAACGCCGACATCTTCCTCTGCGAAGCCAATTGGGGAAAATCCTGCGACAACAAAGCCCCCAATATGCACATGTGTGGCCAAGACGCCGGAATCATCGCCACCAAAGCCAACGCCAAACACCTCATCCTCGTCCACATCCCACCCTGGGGCGACCCTATTGGGGCAATGGAAGGCGCACGCCAACACTACGACGGCCCCATCTCCCTTAGCTATTCGGGAATGGAAATCCCACTCTAA
- the rph gene encoding ribonuclease PH, producing MTSFTRADGRAPDQLRPIRITRGFTTNPAGSVLIEYGNTRVMCTASAEQGVPRFKKDSGEGWLTAEYAMLPAATHERMPRESMRGKVKGRTHEISRLVGRSLRAAIDLTLLGENTINIDCDVLQADGGTRTASITGAYIALADAIAYLTAQGVVPGNPLLPPIAAVSVGIIDGHVCLDLPYEEDSRADVDLNVIMTQEGKFVEIQGTAEHNTFSRDELNAMLDYAEKGCKELIEAQLASLGK from the coding sequence ATGACTTCATTCACTCGCGCCGACGGCCGCGCCCCAGACCAACTCCGACCCATCCGCATCACCCGCGGATTCACCACCAACCCCGCAGGATCCGTACTCATCGAATACGGCAATACCCGAGTCATGTGCACCGCCAGCGCCGAGCAAGGCGTCCCCCGCTTCAAAAAAGACTCCGGTGAAGGCTGGCTCACCGCCGAATACGCCATGCTGCCGGCAGCCACCCATGAACGCATGCCCCGCGAATCCATGCGCGGCAAAGTCAAAGGCCGCACCCACGAGATCTCCCGCCTCGTTGGGCGATCCCTCCGCGCTGCCATTGACCTAACCTTATTGGGGGAAAATACGATCAACATTGACTGTGATGTGCTGCAAGCCGACGGCGGCACCCGCACCGCCAGCATCACCGGCGCCTATATCGCACTTGCCGACGCCATTGCCTACCTCACAGCCCAAGGCGTCGTCCCCGGAAACCCGCTCCTTCCCCCAATAGCGGCGGTATCTGTTGGCATCATCGATGGCCATGTGTGCCTCGACCTCCCCTATGAAGAAGACTCCCGCGCCGACGTTGACCTCAATGTCATCATGACCCAGGAAGGAAAATTCGTCGAAATCCAAGGCACAGCCGAACACAACACCTTCAGCCGGGATGAATTGAACGCAATGCTTGACTATGCGGAAAAAGGCTGTAAAGAACTCATCGAAGCCCAACTCGCCTCATTGGGGAAATAG
- the rdgB gene encoding RdgB/HAM1 family non-canonical purine NTP pyrophosphatase, with translation MKILLASNNPKKAHELRTILANSGIEILTLADVPHYAEPIEDGRTFADNALIKARAGAQHTGLVTIADDSGFTVEELNGCPGVLSARWSGQHGDDQANNLLLLKQMAHVPEERRQAAFVSVCALVVPNGEEHVVTGQWDGWMLTEPRGDNGFGYDPLFLPNEEFPNGRSSAQLSPAEKNALSHRGKALAQLVPIVTQLSQLSEANSD, from the coding sequence ATGAAAATTCTCCTCGCCTCCAATAACCCCAAAAAAGCCCACGAATTGCGCACCATACTTGCCAATAGCGGCATAGAAATCCTCACGCTTGCCGACGTCCCCCACTACGCCGAACCCATTGAGGACGGCCGCACCTTCGCCGATAACGCCCTCATCAAGGCTCGCGCCGGGGCACAACACACCGGATTGGTGACCATTGCCGACGACTCTGGTTTCACGGTGGAAGAACTCAATGGTTGCCCGGGTGTGCTCTCGGCGCGTTGGTCTGGGCAGCACGGCGACGACCAGGCCAATAATCTTCTCCTATTGAAACAGATGGCGCACGTGCCGGAGGAACGTCGACAAGCGGCATTCGTGAGCGTGTGCGCACTCGTAGTCCCCAATGGGGAGGAGCATGTGGTGACCGGACAATGGGATGGGTGGATGCTTACCGAACCCCGAGGTGACAACGGTTTTGGCTACGATCCGCTCTTTTTACCCAATGAAGAATTCCCCAATGGGCGGAGCAGCGCGCAGCTGAGCCCCGCGGAGAAGAATGCGCTCAGCCACCGCGGTAAAGCATTGGCACAACTCGTGCCTATTGTTACTCAACTGTCGCAATTGTCGGAGGCGAATTCGGACTAG
- a CDS encoding HNH endonuclease signature motif containing protein has product MTTTPVLDLLARVLHDAAGLLVELQASRPKPEDLARLLGTSHLTATRLLRNAELFDADQLAAMRTARLSLDTIFTIGKYWRKLSNSQADREGLFADVIARAGADSLNELEEHLKEVVGALNRQCADKPRSDWARFSRTVDCDGKGYLNIKAPAEALARMNSLIDDEAKAMFHQGHACSIAEAKATIITRRVITYGEREASQSEGEGVNGEDNPLGFKYRPFVVICHPWLLEKRDGKYLTTDGTVVDLRGYADRMLEPFGWVTVPYRNFAGGVEFSEPIEVRRFADDAQRLVLTAAYPTCAHPDCRIAARYCQIHHIQAFAAGGPTEIPNMVPLCMRHNKENDDDPTKPCNGRIEKDPVTSRIGRRRWPDEPLRFTKAPPTRYGAFEQSRAFFDRVDEYSGVASPNSPPTIATVE; this is encoded by the coding sequence ATGACAACGACGCCGGTGCTTGATTTGCTCGCCAGGGTTCTGCATGATGCTGCGGGGCTGCTGGTGGAGTTGCAGGCATCGCGTCCCAAGCCCGAAGATCTTGCCCGCCTATTGGGGACGTCGCATCTTACCGCTACTCGGTTGTTGCGCAATGCCGAACTTTTCGACGCCGACCAGTTGGCCGCTATGCGAACTGCCCGGTTGTCGCTCGACACCATTTTTACCATTGGGAAGTATTGGCGAAAACTCTCCAATAGTCAGGCGGATCGGGAGGGGTTGTTTGCCGATGTGATTGCTCGGGCTGGTGCGGATTCCCTCAATGAGCTGGAGGAGCATCTGAAAGAAGTGGTGGGGGCGTTGAATCGGCAGTGCGCGGATAAGCCCCGCAGTGATTGGGCCAGGTTTAGCCGTACTGTTGATTGTGATGGTAAGGGTTATCTCAATATTAAGGCCCCTGCGGAGGCGTTGGCCCGGATGAATAGTCTTATTGATGATGAGGCCAAGGCCATGTTTCATCAGGGGCATGCTTGTTCCATTGCGGAGGCCAAGGCCACCATTATTACGCGGCGGGTTATTACGTACGGCGAGCGGGAGGCGTCGCAAAGCGAAGGCGAAGGTGTAAACGGGGAAGATAACCCGCTGGGGTTTAAATATCGGCCGTTTGTGGTGATCTGCCACCCGTGGCTATTGGAGAAACGGGATGGGAAATACCTGACCACGGACGGTACGGTGGTGGATTTGCGCGGCTATGCGGATCGGATGCTGGAACCGTTTGGGTGGGTGACGGTGCCGTATCGTAATTTTGCTGGTGGGGTCGAGTTTTCCGAGCCCATTGAGGTGCGGCGGTTCGCCGATGATGCACAGCGGCTGGTGCTCACGGCCGCGTATCCGACGTGCGCGCACCCGGATTGCCGGATTGCGGCGCGATATTGCCAGATTCATCATATTCAGGCGTTTGCGGCGGGTGGGCCGACGGAAATCCCCAATATGGTGCCGTTGTGTATGCGGCATAACAAGGAGAATGATGACGACCCAACCAAGCCATGCAATGGTCGGATTGAGAAGGATCCGGTGACGAGCCGTATTGGAAGGCGACGGTGGCCGGATGAGCCATTGCGGTTTACCAAAGCGCCGCCGACCCGGTATGGGGCGTTTGAACAATCGCGGGCATTTTTCGACCGGGTGGATGAATATTCGGGGGTGGCTAGTCCGAATTCGCCTCCGACAATTGCGACAGTTGAGTAA
- a CDS encoding DUF3817 domain-containing protein — MSTIHPDRKKRVRTALRWFSIAAWVTGVWLLILTTRMIAQYLLGMSIPSWAHYIGQVHGLFYILYLLATLNLGTKALWPPLRWVVTALAGCIPFLSFFVERWRRQEVTEKFQLDQP; from the coding sequence ATGAGCACTATTCACCCTGATCGGAAAAAGCGGGTGCGGACCGCGTTGCGGTGGTTTTCCATTGCCGCGTGGGTTACTGGTGTGTGGTTGCTGATTTTGACGACCCGCATGATTGCCCAATACCTATTGGGGATGTCGATTCCTAGTTGGGCGCATTATATTGGGCAGGTTCATGGCCTGTTTTATATTTTGTACCTATTGGCGACGTTGAATTTGGGGACGAAGGCGTTGTGGCCCCCGCTGCGGTGGGTGGTGACGGCGTTGGCTGGTTGTATTCCATTCTTGTCGTTTTTTGTGGAGCGGTGGCGTCGGCAGGAAGTGACGGAAAAGTTCCAATTGGATCAGCCGTAA
- a CDS encoding response regulator transcription factor, giving the protein MENLIRVVIADDEALIRAGLATILQASGDIEVIGEASTGEEALTVAQRLQPDVVCMDIRMPGGDGLEATRRIQQLEPAPAVIVITTFDMDEYVFGALEAGACGILLKDSSMTDLVEGVRRAALGEGLVDASLTRRVIAEFTRRKSIFTSSSEVLTPRELDCVAQLCQGMSNNEIATTLFLEPSTVKTHLSSAMAKTGTHNRVQLVIWAFRNGVVE; this is encoded by the coding sequence ATGGAAAACCTAATTCGGGTAGTCATCGCCGACGACGAAGCACTCATCCGCGCCGGACTGGCCACAATTCTCCAAGCCTCCGGCGACATCGAGGTTATTGGGGAAGCCAGCACCGGCGAAGAGGCCCTCACCGTGGCGCAACGCCTCCAACCCGATGTGGTGTGCATGGACATCCGCATGCCTGGTGGCGACGGCCTGGAAGCCACCCGGCGCATCCAACAACTCGAACCCGCGCCCGCCGTCATTGTCATCACCACGTTTGACATGGACGAATACGTGTTCGGAGCATTGGAGGCTGGCGCGTGCGGCATCCTCCTCAAAGACAGCTCCATGACGGACCTGGTTGAGGGCGTGCGGCGGGCTGCCCTCGGCGAGGGGCTTGTCGACGCCAGCCTCACCCGGCGCGTCATCGCCGAATTCACCCGCAGAAAAAGCATTTTCACCTCCAGCTCCGAGGTGCTCACCCCGCGGGAATTAGACTGTGTTGCGCAATTATGTCAGGGGATGAGCAATAACGAGATCGCCACGACTCTGTTTTTAGAGCCATCCACGGTGAAGACTCACCTATCGTCCGCAATGGCAAAGACGGGGACACATAATCGCGTGCAACTGGTGATCTGGGCGTTTAGAAACGGTGTGGTGGAATAG
- a CDS encoding sensor histidine kinase has protein sequence MVIDRIIAGTIFVLGMVQIALMYAAPDMAPLSMTAPTLVLVAIMVAAYIIEATTIFFRRTRPVSMLWICLIAEAVTMGTAIMQGLHNSNTNNLAIPFLSYAVIRYAPKPVPHLIAQTSVYTLMLTLVWTCFNTTPSSLLVRGGIGVFSGLASFALGVGIGYIVSNNQRLVAAQRQTLLAEERTRIARELHDTTAHHLSSIAIQTTAARAILHSNPTAVEKQLEGISTSISQALADVRATVNTLRTPTEAEATHTPQPTIARIPDLITECRNLGMSIRVTGPGLRTNLTAPEQQCAYRTIQEALTNARKHASGAPVTINLDEAGLMVTTHGIFTPGEPRRIVPGRGSVGMQERANHCGATLINEPDSDGWKVALTWKT, from the coding sequence ATGGTTATCGACAGGATTATCGCCGGGACAATCTTCGTCCTGGGGATGGTGCAGATTGCACTGATGTACGCCGCGCCGGATATGGCACCACTCAGTATGACAGCACCCACACTCGTGCTGGTAGCCATCATGGTTGCGGCCTATATCATCGAAGCGACAACAATATTTTTTCGTCGCACGCGACCGGTTTCCATGCTGTGGATATGCCTCATTGCTGAGGCTGTGACGATGGGCACCGCCATCATGCAGGGGCTCCATAACAGCAACACCAATAACCTGGCCATACCGTTCCTCAGCTATGCGGTGATCCGCTACGCCCCCAAACCAGTGCCGCACCTCATAGCGCAAACCAGCGTCTACACCCTGATGCTGACCCTGGTGTGGACCTGCTTTAATACCACTCCGAGCAGCCTCCTGGTCCGCGGAGGTATTGGGGTTTTCAGCGGGCTCGCCTCCTTCGCTCTCGGCGTTGGCATCGGCTACATTGTCTCCAATAACCAGCGGCTTGTGGCGGCGCAACGGCAAACCCTCCTGGCGGAGGAACGCACCCGCATCGCCCGCGAGCTTCACGACACCACCGCGCACCATCTCAGCAGCATTGCCATCCAAACCACCGCGGCACGAGCGATCTTGCATAGCAACCCCACGGCCGTCGAAAAGCAGCTTGAAGGCATTTCCACCAGCATTTCCCAAGCGCTTGCCGACGTGCGTGCCACCGTCAACACCCTCCGCACCCCCACGGAGGCGGAGGCCACCCACACACCCCAACCCACGATTGCGCGCATCCCAGACCTTATTACGGAATGCCGGAACCTCGGCATGAGCATTCGCGTGACCGGGCCGGGGCTGCGAACCAACCTCACTGCCCCCGAACAACAATGCGCCTACCGAACCATCCAAGAAGCCCTCACCAATGCGCGTAAACACGCATCGGGGGCACCGGTCACAATCAACCTTGACGAGGCCGGACTCATGGTCACCACCCACGGAATTTTTACCCCCGGCGAACCGCGACGAATCGTGCCGGGACGTGGTAGCGTCGGAATGCAGGAGCGCGCCAACCACTGTGGCGCCACACTCATCAACGAACCTGATTCCGACGGATGGAAAGTGGCCCTCACATGGAAAACCTAA
- a CDS encoding ABC transporter ATP-binding protein: MTTVLKAQDVTVSFAGRTVLRNAQIQADSGDVVALLGPNGAGKTTLLKAVLGLVKRSGSVGLTRDVGILLDEGGLLPGLTGRQHVHSVALSHNLGAKQVTEMLQLTQMEYAADQKIKHYSLGMKRRIALAAALIGEPDLLLLDEPANGLDPEGIRWLTTFLKNYAQRGHAVVVSTHHLAEAAAMSNKVTMIRTGQTIFQGPTTDDLEDHYFDTMGEAQ; encoded by the coding sequence ATGACAACGGTATTGAAAGCACAGGACGTAACGGTCTCGTTCGCGGGCCGAACCGTGCTGCGCAACGCGCAGATTCAGGCAGACTCGGGCGACGTGGTGGCGCTACTCGGCCCCAATGGGGCGGGCAAAACGACGCTACTCAAGGCGGTACTCGGTTTGGTGAAGCGTTCCGGCAGCGTGGGACTGACCCGTGACGTGGGGATTTTACTGGACGAGGGTGGGCTGTTGCCCGGGCTCACCGGTCGGCAGCACGTGCACAGCGTGGCGCTCTCCCACAATCTCGGCGCAAAACAGGTCACCGAAATGCTGCAGCTCACGCAGATGGAATACGCAGCGGACCAGAAAATCAAGCACTATTCCCTGGGTATGAAGCGACGCATTGCGTTGGCCGCGGCGCTCATTGGGGAACCCGACCTTTTGCTTCTCGACGAGCCTGCGAACGGGCTCGACCCGGAGGGAATCCGGTGGCTCACCACATTCCTGAAGAACTACGCGCAGCGAGGACACGCGGTCGTGGTATCCACACACCATTTGGCGGAGGCCGCCGCAATGTCCAATAAGGTCACCATGATTCGGACCGGCCAAACAATTTTCCAGGGACCAACAACAGACGATTTAGAAGATCACTACTTCGACACCATGGGAGAAGCACAATAA
- a CDS encoding cutinase family protein, producing MRNICRIVLAITTAGMLAATPPSALAQPAPPASAPCADLDVIFARGSGGKLNSVESLRLQAQVAAGAKAAGITTNFYELGSRPDQQYAYPAVSVNDEKGALTALGAKVSGGQAFEYGRSVRIGVADAVHYIAQRVEKCKDARFFISGVSQGAQVIGEAYGELPVNLRERVIFNALFGDPKLYLPEGQPELTAAGITYPRYERGERSEWRRGVPDPSTFVGSLGARIPYLPEGWTHTTGLWCNDNDFVCGSDLNPLVDSGHHQYDVENGPIDQAVREALDRFAHRLAVTPLVDARTTGREPTAATQSPALSVSVNPAPGGTQLSWDAATNPSGGWIVQVDGVYLGKTQPGARSITITDFVPTRSTEFSVAPISADNLMGVGRAAYLHE from the coding sequence ATGCGCAATATATGTCGGATAGTTCTGGCCATAACGACAGCGGGAATGCTGGCCGCCACCCCTCCCAGTGCGTTAGCGCAGCCCGCGCCACCGGCCAGCGCTCCGTGCGCCGACCTCGATGTAATTTTCGCCCGCGGCTCTGGCGGGAAACTCAACAGCGTCGAAAGCCTACGGCTCCAAGCCCAGGTTGCGGCGGGCGCCAAGGCAGCGGGCATCACCACGAACTTTTACGAGCTCGGTTCCCGACCCGACCAACAGTACGCCTACCCTGCGGTTTCCGTGAACGATGAGAAAGGCGCGCTGACCGCGCTCGGTGCCAAAGTCAGCGGCGGCCAGGCGTTCGAATACGGCAGGAGCGTGCGCATCGGGGTGGCGGACGCGGTGCACTACATTGCCCAGCGCGTCGAAAAGTGCAAGGATGCGCGATTCTTCATAAGCGGGGTGTCGCAGGGCGCGCAGGTCATTGGGGAGGCCTATGGGGAATTGCCGGTTAACCTGCGGGAACGGGTGATTTTTAATGCGCTCTTCGGCGACCCCAAGCTGTATTTGCCGGAGGGCCAGCCCGAGCTGACGGCGGCGGGCATCACCTATCCGCGGTATGAGCGTGGCGAGCGGTCCGAGTGGCGGCGTGGGGTTCCCGACCCGTCGACGTTTGTCGGCTCGCTCGGTGCCCGCATCCCCTACCTGCCCGAGGGGTGGACCCACACGACCGGATTGTGGTGCAACGATAATGATTTCGTGTGCGGGTCCGACCTGAACCCCCTTGTCGACAGCGGTCACCACCAATACGATGTCGAGAACGGCCCCATTGACCAGGCGGTTCGTGAGGCCCTGGATCGGTTCGCCCACCGCCTTGCCGTGACCCCGCTTGTCGACGCTCGAACCACGGGCAGGGAGCCCACCGCTGCCACCCAATCGCCCGCCCTGTCCGTGTCCGTCAACCCCGCCCCCGGTGGTACCCAGCTGTCTTGGGATGCCGCCACCAATCCCTCCGGCGGATGGATTGTGCAGGTTGACGGCGTTTATCTCGGCAAAACCCAGCCTGGGGCCAGGTCGATCACCATCACCGACTTTGTGCCCACCCGCAGTACCGAGTTCAGCGTGGCCCCCATCAGCGCCGATAACCTCATGGGGGTTGGCCGGGCCGCGTACCTCCATGAGTGA